One Cryptomeria japonica chromosome 9, Sugi_1.0, whole genome shotgun sequence genomic window carries:
- the LOC131072660 gene encoding oxysterol-binding protein-related protein 3A: MSSNGGKKGGGAAGGGFFASLTSSLSSFGNVMQKSVNSLMGHEGLEVVNPEGGQDDVEEEAHKGRWEKEDRDSYWRMMQKYIGSDVTSMVTLPVIIFEPMTMLQKMAELMEYSYLLDMADECEDPYLKMVYASSWAISVYYAYQRTWKPFNPILGETYEMVNHGGIKFIAEQVCHHPPMSSAFAENEHFTYTMTSKLKTKFLGNSVDVYPLGRTRVVLKKSGEVLDLVPPPTKVHNLIFGRTWVDSPGEMLMTNQTTGDKVVLYFQPCGWFGAGRYEVDGYVYDSKEEPKLLMTGKWSKSLSYQPCDSEGEPLPGTDLKEVWKVADVPKNDKYQYTYFAHKINSFDTAPKNLLASDSRLRPDRYALEMGDLTKAGAEKSNLEERQRAEKRCREAKSEQFTPRWFTQTGEVTATPWGDLEVYEYNGKYSDHRASIDSSNSDDGIDKKSIEFNPWQYGSVEEVEGNGTVE, translated from the exons ATGAGCAGCAATGGAGGGAAGAAGGGAGGAGGAGCGGCAGGCGGTGGCTTTTTTGCCTCTCTCACGTCTAGCCTTTCCAGCTTTGGTAACGTCATGCAAAAATCGGTTAACAG TCTTATGGGACATGAAGGCTTGGAAGTAGTTAATCCAGAAGGTGGACAAGATGATGTTGAAGAGGAAGCTCATAAAGGAAGATGGGAGAAAGAG GATCGGGATAGTTACTGGAGAATGATGCAAAAATATATTGGATCAGATGTCACGTCCATGGTTACCCTCCCAGTCATAATTTTTGAGCCCATGACAATGCTTCAGAAGATGGCTGAG TTAATGGAGTACTCTTATTTGCTAGATATGGCAGATGAGTGTGAGGATCCCTATCTTAAGATGGTTTATGCAT CTTCATGGGCAATTTCTGTCTATTATGCATACCAGAGAACTTGGAAGCCTTTCAATCCAATTCTTGGAGAGACCTATGAAATGGTCAATCATGGAGGAATTAAATTTATTGCAGAGCAG GTTTGCCATCATCCTCCAATGAGCTCAGCATTTGCAGAAAATGAGCATTTTACATACACCATGACTTCAAAGCTAAAAACCAAGTTTCTTGGAAACTCTGTGGATGTATACCCACTTGGACG AACACGTGTAGTGTTAAAAAAATCTGGTGAGGTGCTTGATTTGGTGCCGCCTCCAACAAAAGTTCATAATCTGATTTTTGGACGTACTTGGGTTGATTCACCTGGTGAGATGCTAATGACAAATCAGACTACAGGAGACAAAGTTGTGCTGTATTTTCAACCATGTGGCTGGTTTGG AGCTGGTCGTTATGAAGTAGATGGGTATGTATATGATTCCAAGGAAGAGCCTAAGTTATTGATGACAGGAAAGTGGTCAAAGTCATTGAGTTATCAACCTTGTGATAGTGAAGGCGAGCCTCTACCTGGTACAGATTTAAAAGAG GTTTGGAAGGTTGCAGATGTACCAAAGAATGACAAGTATCAGTACACATATTTTGCTCATAAAATTAACAGTTTTGATACTGCACCAAAGAATCTTCTTGCATCAGACTCTCGTCTTCGACCTGACCGTTATGCATTAGAAATGGGAGACCTGACAAAGGCTGGAGCTGAAAAGAGCAA TTTAGAGGAAAGGCAACGGGCTGAAAAGAGATGCAGAGAGGCCAAATCTGAACAGTTCACTCCAAGATGGTTCACTCAAACGGGTGAAGTTACAGCCACACCTTGGGGTGATTTGGAAGTGTACGAGTATAATGGGAAATATTCCGACCATCGTGCTTCTATTGATAGTTCTAATAGCGATGATGGCATAGATAAAAAATCTATTGAGTTTAACCCATGGCAGTATGGGAGTGTAGAGGAGGTTGAGGGCAACGGAACTGTTGAATGA